In Thermodesulforhabdus norvegica, a single window of DNA contains:
- a CDS encoding CRISPR-associated helicase/endonuclease Cas3, whose translation MLLAKSERINGRLRYQTLLGHTKDVLHLVNELTKCPGFSLFCSRHSLNETEARKALLGIAALHDIGKATKPFQKAICEGKRLSDIPHALIALPCACEVWKQLRLPSLYGDLGLPMVEMLVVVAHHALLYDDLYQRAIKHSQRLEYEPEAESVLSEILSWAVQQFDLSGLGTLRSLPFNEWSKWELKSCAIALSRFRDQNRKIKASSDLASLAKLKAVYTFALAYLKFADYWASRNFSEQAGKLSEKIVNELLPALPDWHLPCDARERVWSKLTGGGSKPYSFQTQLDRTEAERVIVLAPCGRGKTEGALLWFLRQRMLDKCERLIIAMPTQVTSNAMRERLVSLFGDNVVGLYHGRSLLEHRELVQLRVVQTDEGDDLDPEIEQELARSENFWSEVFAKPITVTTADHLLFTFVHGYRQADFALGCLQTAAVVFDEVHCYDRRMLAELRELFKLLREMKIPHLIMSGTLPEFLVSETRIGDYERVIDNEGLTHKPFILRKRNEGMFVRVEGDDGGNLNPNNEIVGEVIEGFKRGLCQFVIVNTVRKAQMFYRALKERIDENERLWCLHSRFCYAHRREKEQRITELLREKVRPLILVATQVIEVSLDISCDRMFTELAPIDALGQRAGRLHRGAAEPEGFELLVFSVQDPQPYCISHRRDPLPELNRTWQVLQDNLPVSYGWLKEQCDLVYADARLGMAQIDELFKACTLFGLNHNEIRFSEEEGKVYRPRDIVMPTIDVIPEAVFTELGDEGCQSIYLAPVPVWWLMKSNRERLKLFYLHEAGKKKWLLCAIPYDPETGFASDFLAISS comes from the coding sequence ATGCTTCTGGCGAAAAGCGAGCGAATTAACGGCAGGTTGCGTTATCAAACACTTCTCGGACACACGAAAGATGTGTTGCACCTGGTCAACGAACTCACGAAATGCCCGGGTTTCAGCCTTTTTTGCAGTCGCCACTCTCTCAATGAGACCGAGGCTCGCAAAGCACTTTTGGGTATTGCAGCTTTACATGACATTGGCAAGGCGACGAAACCCTTCCAGAAAGCGATTTGCGAAGGCAAACGCCTTTCGGATATACCTCATGCCCTCATCGCTTTGCCTTGCGCCTGCGAAGTGTGGAAGCAACTGAGACTCCCAAGTCTTTACGGCGACTTGGGTTTACCGATGGTCGAAATGCTTGTCGTTGTTGCTCATCATGCCTTGCTTTACGATGACTTGTATCAAAGAGCTATTAAACATTCGCAGCGCCTGGAATACGAACCGGAAGCGGAAAGCGTGCTATCGGAAATCCTTTCCTGGGCTGTCCAACAGTTTGACTTGTCAGGGCTCGGGACCCTTCGCTCATTACCTTTCAACGAATGGTCAAAGTGGGAACTGAAAAGTTGCGCCATAGCCCTTTCCCGATTTCGTGATCAAAACCGAAAAATTAAAGCGTCTTCAGACCTTGCATCACTTGCAAAGTTGAAAGCAGTCTACACTTTCGCTCTGGCTTATTTGAAGTTTGCGGATTACTGGGCAAGTCGAAACTTTTCGGAGCAAGCAGGAAAGCTGTCTGAAAAAATTGTAAATGAACTTTTGCCGGCTTTGCCTGACTGGCATCTTCCCTGCGATGCAAGAGAGCGAGTTTGGAGTAAGCTAACCGGAGGTGGCAGTAAGCCCTACTCCTTCCAGACCCAATTGGACCGGACCGAAGCGGAACGAGTGATCGTGCTGGCACCCTGCGGGCGCGGTAAAACTGAAGGGGCTTTACTATGGTTCTTGCGTCAGCGAATGCTTGACAAGTGCGAAAGGCTTATCATCGCGATGCCTACACAAGTTACTTCAAATGCCATGCGAGAAAGGCTTGTATCTCTTTTTGGTGATAATGTCGTTGGGCTTTATCACGGTCGTAGCCTGCTGGAACACCGTGAATTGGTGCAATTAAGAGTGGTGCAAACGGATGAAGGCGATGACCTTGATCCAGAAATCGAGCAGGAACTTGCTCGAAGTGAAAACTTCTGGAGCGAGGTCTTCGCCAAGCCCATAACGGTAACAACTGCCGACCATTTGCTTTTCACTTTCGTTCACGGCTATCGCCAAGCTGACTTCGCCCTTGGTTGTTTACAGACTGCAGCCGTTGTTTTTGATGAGGTGCACTGTTACGACCGGAGAATGCTGGCCGAATTGCGAGAACTCTTCAAACTATTGCGGGAGATGAAAATCCCGCACCTTATCATGAGCGGAACCCTCCCGGAGTTTCTGGTAAGTGAAACTCGTATCGGGGATTACGAACGCGTAATCGATAACGAGGGACTAACTCACAAGCCCTTCATTCTACGGAAGCGGAATGAGGGGATGTTCGTTCGGGTTGAAGGAGACGATGGAGGAAACCTGAATCCTAATAACGAGATTGTTGGAGAAGTTATTGAAGGCTTCAAACGGGGTCTTTGTCAGTTTGTCATCGTCAACACGGTCAGAAAGGCTCAAATGTTTTACCGTGCTCTCAAAGAGCGCATTGATGAAAATGAGCGACTCTGGTGCCTGCATTCTCGCTTTTGCTACGCCCACCGGAGAGAAAAGGAACAGAGGATCACGGAACTGCTCCGGGAAAAGGTTCGCCCGTTAATCTTGGTGGCGACACAGGTTATCGAAGTGAGCCTTGACATCTCTTGCGACCGCATGTTTACCGAGCTTGCACCGATTGATGCATTAGGACAACGGGCGGGGAGGCTCCATCGTGGCGCCGCTGAGCCTGAAGGGTTTGAATTACTGGTATTTAGCGTGCAGGATCCTCAACCCTATTGTATTTCCCACAGGCGAGACCCGCTCCCTGAACTGAACAGAACATGGCAGGTGCTTCAGGATAACCTGCCGGTTTCCTACGGGTGGCTTAAAGAGCAGTGCGACCTAGTTTACGCAGATGCACGGTTAGGAATGGCACAAATTGACGAGCTTTTCAAGGCTTGTACTTTGTTTGGATTAAACCACAATGAAATTCGGTTCAGCGAAGAAGAAGGCAAGGTTTACCGCCCACGAGATATCGTGATGCCCACCATTGATGTAATCCCGGAAGCGGTTTTCACGGAATTAGGCGACGAAGGTTGTCAGTCGATTTACCTCGCACCTGTTCCGGTCTGGTGGCTCATGAAGTCAAACCGTGAACGCTTAAAATTGTTTTATCTACACGAGGCCGGCAAAAAGAAGTGGCTCCTATGTGCAATACCTTATGACCCGGAAACGGGATTTGCTTCCGATTTCTTGGCCATTTCTTCTTGA